The following proteins come from a genomic window of Streptomyces sp. NBC_01716:
- the tal gene encoding transaldolase has protein sequence MTDALKRLSDEGVAIWLDDLSRKRITSGNLAELMDQQHVVGVTTNPSIFQKAISQGDGYEAQVTDLATRGVTVEEAVRMITTADVRDAADILRPVFDETQGQDGRVSIEVDPRLAHNTAATVAEARQLAWLVDRPNTFIKIPATRAGLPAITETIARGISVNVTLIFSLARYREVMDAYLSGLEKANAAGLDLSKIYSVASFFVSRVDTEIDKRLGALGTDEAKAARGKAAVANARLAYEAYEDVFGTDRWATLDRLQANKQRPLWASTGVKDPAYRDTMYVDDLVAPHTVNTMPEATLDAVAEHGAVTGDTVRGTYDQARADLEAIEKLGISYDDVVQVLEDEGVEKFEKAWTDLLKSTEAELKRLAPSED, from the coding sequence ATGACAGACGCACTCAAGCGCCTCTCCGACGAAGGCGTCGCGATCTGGCTCGACGACCTGTCGCGCAAGCGCATCACATCAGGCAACCTCGCCGAACTGATGGACCAGCAGCATGTCGTGGGTGTCACGACCAATCCCTCGATCTTCCAGAAGGCCATCTCCCAGGGAGACGGTTACGAGGCTCAGGTCACCGACCTCGCGACGCGCGGGGTGACCGTCGAGGAAGCCGTCCGCATGATCACGACGGCGGACGTCCGTGACGCCGCCGACATCCTGCGCCCGGTCTTCGACGAGACGCAGGGCCAGGACGGCCGCGTCTCCATCGAGGTCGACCCCCGGCTGGCGCACAACACGGCGGCGACGGTGGCCGAGGCCAGGCAGCTGGCCTGGCTGGTGGACCGCCCGAACACCTTCATCAAGATCCCCGCCACCCGCGCGGGGCTCCCGGCGATCACCGAGACGATTGCCCGGGGCATCAGTGTCAATGTGACGCTGATCTTCTCCCTCGCGCGCTACCGCGAGGTCATGGACGCGTACCTGTCGGGTCTGGAGAAGGCGAACGCCGCGGGCCTCGACCTCTCGAAGATCTACTCGGTGGCGTCCTTCTTCGTGTCCCGCGTGGACACCGAGATCGACAAGCGGCTCGGCGCGCTGGGCACGGACGAGGCCAAGGCAGCGCGCGGCAAGGCCGCCGTGGCCAACGCCCGGCTGGCCTACGAGGCGTACGAAGACGTCTTCGGCACCGACCGCTGGGCGACGCTGGACCGCCTCCAGGCCAACAAGCAGCGTCCGCTGTGGGCCTCGACGGGCGTCAAGGACCCCGCGTACCGGGACACGATGTACGTGGACGACCTGGTCGCCCCGCACACCGTGAACACCATGCCGGAGGCCACGCTGGACGCGGTCGCCGAGCACGGAGCGGTCACCGGTGACACCGTGAGGGGTACGTACGACCAGGCGCGTGCCGATCTCGAAGCCATCGAGAAGCTGGGCATCTCGTACGACGATGTCGTCCAGGTGCTGGAGGACGAGGGCGTCGAGAAGTTCGAGAAGGCCTGGACCGACCTGCTCAAGTCGACCGAGGCGGAGCTCAAGCGCCTCGCCCCTTCGGAGGACTGA
- the opcA gene encoding glucose-6-phosphate dehydrogenase assembly protein OpcA: MKIDLTDTTSSKINKALVDGRRAIGTPAVGMVLTLVLVTDEENAYDALKAANEASREHPSRKLVVVKRVSRSARDRSKARLDAEVRLGVEAGTGETVVLRLYGEIIDHAQSVVLPLLLPDAPVVVWWAANAPDNPSKDPLGTLAQRRVTDTYAAENPIEELKARAAVYTPGDTDLAWSRITPWRSMLAAALDQVDCKVTAVHVEGEEMNASCELLGMWLADRLHVAVTRSVSPGPGLTAVRMETDCGPIELRRSDGSLATLAIEGQPDRAVALNRRETSELIAEELRRLDPDDTYAATLRFGVERVEPVKNGAHGSGAGSGSGSGSGSGHAAEKAAPQADKKATSK; encoded by the coding sequence ATGAAGATCGACCTTACGGACACCACGTCCAGCAAGATCAACAAGGCGCTGGTCGACGGACGCCGGGCGATCGGCACCCCGGCCGTCGGGATGGTCCTCACCCTGGTCCTCGTCACGGACGAGGAGAACGCCTACGACGCGCTCAAGGCCGCCAACGAGGCGTCCCGCGAGCACCCGTCGCGCAAGCTGGTCGTCGTCAAGCGGGTCTCCCGCTCGGCGCGCGACCGGTCCAAGGCGCGCCTCGACGCCGAGGTGCGGCTGGGCGTGGAGGCCGGCACGGGCGAGACGGTCGTACTGCGGCTGTACGGCGAGATCATCGACCACGCCCAGTCGGTCGTGCTGCCGCTGCTGCTCCCCGACGCCCCGGTCGTGGTCTGGTGGGCGGCGAACGCGCCCGACAACCCCAGCAAGGACCCGCTGGGCACGCTCGCCCAGCGACGGGTGACGGACACCTACGCCGCCGAGAACCCGATCGAGGAGCTCAAGGCCCGCGCCGCCGTCTACACCCCCGGCGACACGGATCTGGCGTGGAGCCGGATCACCCCGTGGCGCTCGATGCTGGCCGCCGCGCTGGACCAGGTCGACTGCAAGGTCACCGCGGTCCATGTGGAGGGCGAGGAGATGAACGCGAGCTGCGAGCTGCTCGGGATGTGGCTCGCCGACAGGCTGCACGTCGCGGTCACGCGCTCGGTCTCGCCGGGCCCCGGCCTCACGGCCGTCCGGATGGAGACCGACTGCGGGCCGATCGAGCTGCGCAGGTCGGACGGCTCGCTGGCGACGCTGGCGATCGAGGGGCAGCCCGACCGGGCGGTGGCGCTCAACCGGCGGGAGACCTCGGAGCTGATCGCCGAGGAGCTGCGCAGGCTGGACCCGGACGACACGTACGCGGCGACGCTGCGGTTCGGCGTGGAACGGGTGGAGCCGGTGAAGAACGGCGCGCACGGCTCGGGTGCGGGGTCCGGGTCGGGCTCCGGCTCGGGCTCCGGTCACGCGGCGGAGAAGGCGGCGCCGCAGGCCGACAAGAAGGCGACGTCGAAGTGA
- the pgl gene encoding 6-phosphogluconolactonase: MSVPQLVVHRDKQLMACAAAARLITKIVDAQASRGSASIVLTGGRNGNGLLAALSEAPARDAVDWTRLDLWWGDERFLPEGDPERNITQARAALLDSVPLDPSRVHAMPASDGPYGSDIEAAAAAYETELAAAARPEDHARVPSFDVLMLGVGPDTHVASLFPELPGVRETERTVVAVRGAPKPPPLRISLTLPAIRAAHEVWLLAAGEDKAEAAEIALSGAGEIQAPAAGAYGRARTLWLLDEPAASKLPRALYPQASA; encoded by the coding sequence GTGAGCGTTCCGCAGCTCGTCGTCCACCGGGACAAGCAGCTGATGGCGTGTGCCGCGGCGGCCCGGCTGATCACGAAGATCGTGGACGCCCAGGCCTCGCGCGGTTCCGCGTCGATCGTCCTGACCGGCGGGCGCAACGGCAACGGTCTGCTGGCCGCACTGTCCGAGGCGCCCGCCCGGGACGCGGTCGACTGGACCCGGCTCGACCTCTGGTGGGGCGACGAACGCTTCCTCCCGGAGGGCGACCCGGAACGCAACATCACCCAGGCGCGGGCCGCACTGCTGGACTCGGTACCGCTGGACCCCTCACGGGTGCACGCGATGCCGGCATCCGACGGCCCGTACGGCTCCGACATCGAGGCGGCGGCAGCCGCGTACGAGACGGAACTGGCCGCCGCCGCACGGCCGGAGGACCATGCCCGGGTCCCGTCCTTCGACGTGCTGATGCTCGGCGTGGGCCCGGACACGCACGTGGCCTCGCTCTTCCCCGAGCTGCCGGGCGTCCGGGAGACCGAGCGCACGGTGGTCGCGGTGCGCGGCGCCCCGAAGCCGCCGCCGCTCCGGATCTCCCTGACCCTGCCCGCGATCCGGGCGGCGCACGAGGTGTGGCTGCTGGCGGCGGGCGAGGACAAGGCGGAGGCGGCGGAGATCGCCCTCTCCGGCGCGGGCGAGATCCAGGCGCCGGCGGCGGGGGCGTACGGCCGCGCGCGGACGCTCTGGCTCCTGGACGAGCCGGCGGCGTCGAAGCTGCCGCGCGCGCTGTATCCGCAGGCGTCCGCCTGA
- a CDS encoding amidohydrolase family protein produces the protein MIETMTLVDQNCHGVLRTELGLGTFEAQLGRTAGPPAPGTTFFDTQTGFAVRRWCPPLLGLEPHTSPAGYLARRRELGVLEAGRRLLRGTGVTTYLVDTGLPGDLTAPGEIAAAGAAEAREIVRLELLAQQVADTSGTVGSLLANLAHAVHTAAGTAVAFVSVAALRHGSASAAEPPGPAEVRAAAGRWLASRRVGGRLTDPVLLRHLLWTAVATGLPLQLHAGGGEGCRGNCPDGGPARIAGFAAATAGLGTDVVLLHGLPYHRQAARLAAAFPHVYVDLGPALAHTGARAADVLAEVLELAPFGKLLYSSGARGLPELHVVGARVFRQAVARVLGGWAADGSWALADAQRVAEMIASGNARRIYGLDET, from the coding sequence ATGATCGAGACAATGACTCTGGTGGACCAGAACTGCCACGGTGTGCTCCGTACGGAGCTGGGCCTCGGCACCTTCGAGGCCCAGCTCGGCAGGACCGCGGGGCCGCCCGCGCCGGGGACCACCTTCTTCGACACCCAGACCGGTTTCGCCGTACGGCGCTGGTGCCCGCCGCTCCTCGGCCTTGAGCCCCACACCTCGCCCGCCGGCTATCTCGCCCGGCGCCGGGAGCTCGGCGTACTGGAGGCAGGGCGGCGGCTGTTGCGGGGCACCGGCGTCACCACGTATCTGGTCGACACCGGGCTGCCCGGCGATCTGACCGCCCCCGGGGAGATCGCGGCCGCCGGCGCCGCCGAGGCACGCGAGATCGTCCGGCTCGAACTGCTCGCCCAGCAGGTCGCCGACACCTCGGGCACCGTCGGCTCGCTGCTCGCCAACCTCGCCCACGCCGTGCACACGGCGGCCGGCACCGCAGTCGCCTTCGTGTCCGTGGCCGCCCTGCGCCACGGGTCCGCGTCGGCGGCCGAGCCGCCCGGCCCCGCGGAGGTACGTGCCGCCGCCGGACGCTGGCTGGCGAGTCGGCGCGTGGGCGGCCGGCTCACCGACCCCGTACTGCTGCGGCATCTGCTGTGGACCGCCGTCGCCACCGGGCTGCCGCTCCAACTGCACGCGGGCGGCGGCGAGGGGTGCAGGGGCAACTGCCCGGACGGCGGTCCGGCGCGGATCGCGGGCTTCGCGGCGGCCACGGCCGGGCTCGGCACCGACGTGGTGCTGCTGCACGGCCTGCCGTACCACCGGCAGGCCGCCCGTCTCGCCGCGGCCTTCCCTCATGTGTACGTGGATCTCGGCCCGGCCCTCGCGCACACCGGGGCCCGCGCGGCGGACGTACTGGCCGAGGTGCTGGAGCTGGCGCCGTTCGGGAAGCTGCTCTACTCCAGCGGCGCGCGCGGGCTGCCCGAACTGCACGTGGTGGGCGCGAGGGTCTTCCGGCAGGCGGTGGCGCGGGTGCTCGGCGGCTGGGCGGCGGACGGTTCGTGGGCGCTCGCCGACGCGCAGCGCGTCGCGGAGATGATCGCCTCGGGCAACGCCCGCCGGATCTACGGCCTCGACGAGACTTGA
- the tkt gene encoding transketolase — translation MSTKPTTTDLEEWTDLDRKAVDTVRVLAMDAVQKVGNGHPGTAMSLAPAAYVLFQKLMRHDPADAQWTGRDRFVLSAGHSSLTLYIQLYLAGYGLELDDLKAFRTWGSKTPGHPEHGHTVGVETTTGPLGQGVANGVGMAMAARYERGLYDPDAAPGTSPFDHTIWVVAGDGCLQEGVSGEASSLAGHQKLGNLVLLWDDNHISIEGDTETAVSEDTLKRYEAYGWHVQRVEQLPSGDLDPAGLARALKAARAETERPSFIAARSIIAWPAPNAQNTEAAHGSALGDEEVAATKRVLGFDPGQTFEVADEVLAHTRQALDRGRETRAEWEKTFAAWRTANPERAATFDRIRAGELPDGWEKKLPVFESGKGVATRAASGKVLQALGAVIPELWGGSADLAGSNNTTIDKTSSFLPAGNPLPEADPYGRTVHYGIREHAMGSTMNGIALHGNTRIYGGTFLVFSDYMRPAVRLAALMQVPVTYVWTHDSIGLGEDGPTHQPVEHLAVLRAIPGLNIVRPADANETAIAWREILKRHAKGAPHGLALTRQGVPTYEANEGAAKGGYVLFEAEGGEPQVVLIGTGSEVQLAVEARERLQAEGIATRVVSMPSVEWFEEQDQAYRDSVLPPSVKARVAVEAGIGLTWHRFVGDAGHVVSLEHFGASADGKVLFREFGFTADAVASAARESLAAVTR, via the coding sequence GTGAGCACCAAGCCGACCACCACAGATCTCGAAGAGTGGACCGACCTGGACCGCAAGGCGGTCGATACCGTCCGCGTCCTGGCCATGGACGCCGTACAGAAGGTCGGCAACGGCCATCCCGGTACGGCGATGAGCCTGGCCCCAGCCGCCTATGTGCTCTTCCAGAAGCTGATGCGGCACGACCCGGCCGACGCGCAGTGGACCGGACGCGACCGGTTCGTACTCTCCGCGGGCCACTCGTCGCTGACTCTCTACATCCAGCTGTATCTCGCGGGCTACGGCCTGGAGCTGGACGACCTGAAGGCGTTCCGCACCTGGGGGTCGAAGACCCCGGGCCACCCGGAGCACGGCCACACGGTCGGCGTCGAGACCACGACCGGGCCGCTCGGCCAGGGTGTCGCCAACGGCGTGGGCATGGCCATGGCCGCCCGCTACGAGCGCGGCCTCTACGACCCCGACGCGGCCCCGGGCACCTCGCCCTTCGACCACACCATCTGGGTCGTCGCGGGTGACGGCTGCCTTCAGGAGGGTGTCTCCGGCGAGGCGTCGTCGCTGGCCGGCCACCAGAAGCTCGGCAACCTCGTCCTGCTCTGGGACGACAACCACATCTCCATCGAGGGTGACACCGAGACGGCCGTCTCCGAGGACACCCTGAAGCGGTACGAGGCGTACGGCTGGCACGTCCAGCGCGTCGAGCAGCTGCCGAGCGGCGACCTCGACCCGGCGGGTCTGGCGCGTGCGCTGAAGGCGGCGCGGGCCGAGACCGAGCGCCCCTCGTTCATCGCCGCGCGCTCGATCATCGCCTGGCCCGCCCCGAACGCGCAGAACACCGAGGCCGCGCACGGCTCGGCGCTGGGCGACGAGGAGGTCGCCGCCACCAAGCGGGTGCTGGGCTTCGACCCCGGGCAGACCTTCGAGGTGGCCGACGAGGTCCTGGCGCACACGCGTCAGGCGCTCGACCGGGGCCGCGAGACGCGCGCCGAGTGGGAGAAGACGTTCGCCGCGTGGCGTACGGCCAACCCCGAGCGTGCCGCGACGTTCGACCGGATCCGCGCGGGCGAGCTGCCCGACGGCTGGGAGAAGAAGCTGCCGGTCTTCGAGTCCGGCAAGGGCGTCGCCACCCGCGCCGCGTCCGGCAAGGTCCTCCAGGCGCTCGGCGCCGTCATTCCCGAGCTGTGGGGCGGTTCGGCCGACCTCGCGGGCTCCAACAACACCACGATCGACAAGACGTCGTCGTTCCTCCCGGCGGGCAACCCGCTGCCGGAGGCCGACCCTTACGGCCGCACGGTGCACTACGGCATCCGTGAGCACGCCATGGGTTCGACGATGAACGGCATCGCACTGCACGGCAACACCCGTATCTACGGCGGCACTTTCCTGGTGTTCTCCGACTACATGCGCCCGGCCGTGCGGCTCGCGGCGCTGATGCAGGTGCCCGTCACGTATGTGTGGACGCATGACTCGATCGGTCTCGGCGAGGACGGCCCCACCCACCAGCCCGTCGAGCATCTGGCGGTCCTGCGGGCCATCCCCGGTCTCAACATCGTGCGTCCCGCGGACGCCAACGAGACGGCGATCGCCTGGCGCGAGATCCTCAAGCGGCACGCCAAGGGCGCGCCGCACGGACTGGCGCTGACGCGTCAGGGTGTGCCGACGTACGAGGCCAACGAGGGCGCGGCCAAGGGTGGTTACGTGCTGTTCGAGGCCGAGGGCGGCGAGCCCCAGGTCGTACTCATCGGTACCGGCTCCGAGGTCCAGCTGGCGGTCGAGGCACGCGAGCGGCTTCAGGCGGAGGGCATCGCGACCCGTGTGGTGTCGATGCCGTCGGTCGAGTGGTTCGAGGAGCAGGATCAGGCGTACCGGGACAGCGTCCTGCCGCCGTCCGTGAAGGCGCGGGTGGCGGTCGAGGCCGGAATCGGGCTCACCTGGCACCGATTTGTGGGCGACGCCGGCCATGTGGTCTCGCTGGAGCACTTCGGTGCGTCGGCCGACGGCAAGGTCCTCTTCCGGGAGTTCGGATTCACCGCGGACGCGGTCGCGTCCGCCGCCCGGGAATCTCTGGCAGCCGTGACGCGCTGA
- the zwf gene encoding glucose-6-phosphate dehydrogenase produces the protein MTATHGANPLRDAADRRLPRIAGPSGLVIFGVTGDLSRKKLMPAVYDLANRGLLPPGFSLVGYARREWQDEDFAQEVHDAVKAHARTPFREEVWQQLIQGMRFVQGDFDDDQAFENLKSTIEDLDKVQGTGGNFAFYLSVPPKFFPKVVKQLKKHGLADQKQGSWRRAVIEKPFGHDLTSAQELNKVVHEVFPSNEVFRIDHYLGKETVQNILALRFANTLFEPVWNRSYVDHVQITMAEDIGIGGRAGYYDGIGAARDVIQNHLLQLLALTAMEEPASFDADALAAEKTKVLGAVRLPHDLGKDTVFGQYAAGWQGGEKAVGYLQEDGIDPKSTTDTYAAVKVEIDNRRWAGVPFYLRTGKRLGRRVTEIAVVFQRAPHSPFDHTATEELGHNALVIRVQPDEGVTMRFGSKVPGTAMEVRDVSMDFAYGESFTESSPEAYERLLLDVLLGDSNLFPRTEEVELSWKILDPIERHWEKHGKPAQYESGTWGPVEADEMLARHGRSWRRP, from the coding sequence TTGACCGCAACCCACGGAGCGAATCCGCTTCGTGACGCCGCGGACCGACGGCTCCCGCGTATCGCGGGGCCGTCGGGCCTGGTCATCTTTGGCGTCACGGGCGATTTGTCCCGTAAAAAGTTGATGCCGGCCGTCTATGACCTTGCCAACCGGGGCCTGCTGCCGCCGGGATTCTCGCTGGTCGGGTACGCCCGTCGCGAATGGCAGGACGAGGATTTCGCGCAGGAGGTCCACGACGCCGTCAAGGCGCACGCCCGTACGCCCTTCCGGGAGGAGGTCTGGCAGCAGCTCATCCAGGGGATGCGCTTCGTCCAGGGCGACTTCGACGACGACCAGGCCTTCGAGAACCTGAAGTCCACCATCGAGGACCTCGACAAGGTGCAGGGCACGGGCGGCAACTTCGCCTTCTACCTCTCCGTACCGCCGAAGTTCTTCCCCAAGGTCGTCAAGCAGCTCAAGAAGCACGGGCTGGCCGACCAGAAGCAGGGCTCCTGGCGGCGCGCCGTCATCGAGAAGCCGTTCGGCCACGACCTGACCTCCGCGCAGGAGCTCAACAAGGTCGTGCACGAGGTCTTCCCGTCCAACGAGGTCTTCCGGATCGACCACTACCTGGGCAAGGAGACCGTTCAGAACATCCTCGCCCTGCGCTTCGCGAACACTCTCTTCGAGCCCGTCTGGAACCGGTCGTACGTCGACCATGTCCAGATCACGATGGCCGAGGACATCGGCATCGGCGGCCGGGCCGGTTACTACGACGGCATCGGCGCCGCGCGTGACGTCATCCAGAACCACCTCCTGCAGCTCCTCGCGCTCACCGCGATGGAGGAGCCCGCCTCCTTCGACGCGGACGCGCTGGCCGCCGAGAAGACCAAGGTGCTCGGCGCCGTACGGCTGCCGCACGATCTCGGCAAGGACACGGTGTTCGGGCAGTACGCCGCGGGCTGGCAGGGCGGCGAGAAGGCCGTCGGCTATCTCCAGGAAGACGGCATCGACCCCAAGTCGACCACCGACACCTACGCCGCGGTGAAGGTGGAGATCGACAACCGCCGCTGGGCGGGCGTCCCGTTCTACCTCCGTACGGGCAAGCGCCTGGGCCGCCGTGTCACCGAGATCGCGGTCGTGTTCCAGCGGGCCCCGCACTCCCCCTTCGACCACACGGCCACCGAGGAGCTGGGGCACAACGCCCTGGTCATCCGGGTGCAGCCGGACGAGGGCGTGACCATGCGCTTCGGTTCGAAGGTGCCGGGCACGGCGATGGAGGTGCGGGACGTCTCGATGGACTTCGCCTACGGCGAGTCCTTCACGGAGTCCAGCCCCGAGGCGTACGAGCGGCTGCTGCTCGACGTGCTGCTCGGCGACTCGAACCTCTTCCCGCGCACGGAGGAGGTCGAGCTGTCCTGGAAGATCCTCGACCCGATCGAGCGGCACTGGGAGAAGCACGGCAAGCCCGCGCAGTACGAGTCCGGGACCTGGGGTCCGGTCGAGGCGGACGAAATGCTCGCACGACACGGACGGAGCTGGCGTCGGCCATGA
- a CDS encoding heme o synthase: MTAVESRPAGVVLTPSPGGHRPFGARVKAFVALTKPRIIELLLITTVPVMFLAEQGAPDFWLMVVTCVGGYLSAGGANALNMYIDRDIDAMMDRTSQRPLVTGMVSPRESLVFGLSLAVISTLWFGLLVNWLSAALALGALLFYVVVYTMILKRRTSQNIVWGGIAGCMPVFIGWSAVTNSLSWAAVILFLVMFFWTPPHYWPLSMKVREDYARVGVPMLPVVASNRVVARQIVLYSWVMVVVSLLLTPLGYTGWFYTSVALVAGGWWLWEAHGLQSRAKSGETGAKLKEMRLFHWSITYVSLLFVAVAVDPFLR; encoded by the coding sequence GTGACGGCCGTCGAGTCCCGACCCGCAGGGGTCGTCCTGACTCCGAGCCCGGGGGGCCATCGGCCGTTCGGGGCCCGCGTCAAAGCGTTCGTGGCGCTGACCAAACCACGGATCATCGAGCTGCTGCTCATCACCACCGTGCCGGTGATGTTCCTGGCCGAGCAGGGTGCGCCGGACTTCTGGCTGATGGTCGTCACCTGCGTCGGCGGCTACCTCTCCGCCGGCGGTGCCAACGCACTGAACATGTACATCGACCGCGACATCGACGCGATGATGGACCGCACGTCGCAGCGCCCGCTGGTGACCGGCATGGTGTCGCCCCGCGAGAGCCTGGTCTTCGGGCTCTCCCTGGCCGTGATCTCGACGCTCTGGTTCGGTCTGCTGGTCAACTGGCTGTCGGCGGCGCTCGCACTCGGCGCGCTCCTCTTCTACGTCGTCGTCTACACGATGATCCTCAAGCGGCGTACGTCCCAGAACATCGTCTGGGGCGGCATCGCCGGCTGTATGCCCGTCTTCATCGGCTGGTCGGCCGTCACGAACTCGCTGTCCTGGGCCGCCGTCATCCTCTTCCTGGTGATGTTCTTCTGGACGCCGCCGCACTACTGGCCGCTGTCGATGAAGGTGCGCGAGGACTACGCGCGCGTGGGCGTGCCCATGCTCCCCGTCGTCGCGTCGAACCGCGTGGTCGCCCGCCAGATCGTGCTCTACAGCTGGGTGATGGTGGTCGTGTCGCTGCTGCTGACGCCGCTGGGCTACACCGGCTGGTTCTACACGTCGGTGGCCCTGGTGGCCGGCGGCTGGTGGCTCTGGGAGGCGCACGGGCTCCAGTCGCGGGCCAAGTCCGGTGAGACGGGCGCCAAGCTGAAGGAAATGCGGCTGTTCCACTGGTCGATCACCTATGTGTCGCTGCTCTTCGTGGCCGTCGCGGTGGACCCCTTCCTCCGCTGA
- a CDS encoding COX15/CtaA family protein → MVAVWNPLDYIAQRWTPSPRTLRRAALSAVVMTVVIIVTGGAVRLTGSGLGCDTWPKCTDDSLFATSEQGLHGAIEFGNRMLTYVLSAAVGWAIVAARSVKPPRRGLSRLAWSMFWVVVLNAVMGGITVHMELNPWTVAVHFLLANALLTVTVIVWQRTREGDATSRPRVPRPVRKLGWALVVATGLLIAAGTTVTGSGKHAGDSSEVPRMPFDWVDAAHVHAAAAWVVCALAIAMWLVLRVVDAPADTRARARDLLIVLLAQGGVGYVQYFTDVPEILVGVHMLGSALTWIAVLRLALSLRERPVTEPEIPAQADPADPALSTA, encoded by the coding sequence ATGGTGGCCGTGTGGAACCCCCTCGACTACATCGCCCAGCGCTGGACTCCGTCCCCCCGTACGCTCCGGCGAGCCGCCCTCTCCGCCGTCGTGATGACCGTCGTCATCATCGTCACCGGCGGCGCCGTCCGGCTCACGGGCTCCGGGCTCGGCTGCGACACCTGGCCCAAGTGCACGGACGACAGCCTGTTCGCGACGTCCGAGCAGGGTCTGCACGGCGCGATCGAGTTCGGCAACCGCATGCTGACGTACGTCCTGTCGGCGGCCGTCGGCTGGGCGATCGTCGCGGCCCGGTCGGTCAAGCCCCCGCGGCGCGGACTGTCCCGGCTCGCCTGGAGCATGTTCTGGGTCGTGGTGCTGAACGCCGTGATGGGCGGCATCACGGTCCACATGGAGCTCAACCCCTGGACCGTGGCGGTGCACTTCCTGCTCGCCAACGCCCTGCTCACCGTCACCGTGATCGTCTGGCAGCGCACCCGCGAGGGCGACGCGACGTCCCGGCCGCGGGTGCCGCGTCCGGTACGGAAGCTGGGCTGGGCTCTGGTCGTCGCGACGGGCCTGCTGATCGCCGCCGGTACGACGGTGACCGGCTCCGGCAAGCACGCGGGCGACAGCAGCGAGGTGCCCCGGATGCCGTTCGACTGGGTCGACGCGGCGCATGTGCACGCGGCGGCGGCCTGGGTGGTCTGCGCGCTGGCGATCGCGATGTGGCTGGTGCTGCGCGTCGTGGACGCCCCTGCCGACACCCGCGCGCGGGCGCGTGACCTGCTGATCGTGCTGCTCGCGCAGGGCGGTGTGGGCTACGTCCAGTACTTCACCGACGTGCCCGAGATCCTGGTCGGCGTCCATATGCTGGGCTCCGCGCTGACCTGGATCGCGGTCCTGCGGCTCGCGTTGAGCCTGCGTGAGCGGCCCGTGACCGAACCGGAGATCCCGGCGCAGGCGGATCCGGCCGACCCGGCACTGTCCACGGCCTGA
- a CDS encoding DUF4132 domain-containing protein: MGWLPAGEGYEVALVEGRVTARSTAGRAAGRQLKTLPKAVRTHPEVDRLRALAEWLDRHATDCVARVDSWMVSSLPVPTGLLARVWPDEAWQAGLRDLVVMGGSPDEVGFLRDATDSGELRVVDPDGETIRLSPATVTLPHPVLLPELDDLREFAAELGLTQGVEQIHRATWHKPADLAEKATSVSDFAGAGYDSRFGLAARATTLGYRVTGGYATCQIREAGTVTEASVWIGEPYWYGDSETGDLSWSRQDGRTLPLRQVGPVAWSEGMRMAAALHAGRTVKEGKDA, translated from the coding sequence ATGGGCTGGTTGCCGGCGGGCGAGGGGTATGAAGTCGCCCTGGTGGAAGGCCGGGTGACGGCGCGGTCCACAGCGGGGCGGGCCGCGGGGCGGCAGTTGAAGACCCTGCCCAAGGCCGTGCGGACGCACCCGGAGGTGGACAGGCTGCGCGCGCTCGCCGAGTGGCTGGACCGGCACGCGACCGATTGTGTCGCGCGGGTGGACAGCTGGATGGTGTCGTCCCTGCCCGTTCCCACCGGGCTGCTGGCCCGGGTGTGGCCCGACGAGGCGTGGCAGGCGGGGCTGCGGGACCTGGTGGTGATGGGCGGGAGCCCGGACGAGGTGGGGTTCCTCCGGGACGCCACCGACTCGGGTGAGCTGCGGGTGGTCGATCCGGACGGCGAGACGATACGGCTGTCACCGGCGACGGTGACTCTGCCGCATCCCGTGCTGCTGCCCGAGCTGGACGATCTGCGGGAATTCGCCGCCGAGTTGGGCCTGACACAGGGGGTGGAGCAGATCCACCGGGCCACTTGGCACAAGCCGGCCGACCTCGCCGAGAAGGCGACCTCGGTCTCGGATTTCGCGGGCGCGGGCTACGACTCACGGTTCGGGCTCGCGGCGCGGGCCACGACGCTCGGTTACCGGGTGACGGGCGGCTATGCCACCTGTCAGATACGGGAGGCCGGGACGGTCACCGAGGCGTCGGTGTGGATCGGGGAGCCGTACTGGTACGGGGATTCGGAGACCGGTGACCTGTCCTGGAGCCGCCAGGACGGGCGCACGCTGCCGCTGCGGCAGGTCGGACCGGTGGCCTGGTCCGAGGGGATGCGCATGGCCGCCGCCCTGCACGCCGGGCGCACGGTCAAGGAGGGCAAGGACGCGTGA